From a region of the Paenibacillus sp. FSL R10-2734 genome:
- a CDS encoding Stp1/IreP family PP2C-type Ser/Thr phosphatase, with protein MIRTVHASDIGRVRSVNEDSVWIGATRHGYTLGIIADGMGGHQAGETASELALETMRNTLDGLQPELQGEALRDALSAAILEANNTVFEEASSNDKYHNMGTTVVAALMNGSSGYIGHIGDSRAYLIKDSAAVQLTEDHTLVNELFKNGQISVEELDNHPRRNVLTRALGTDAEVVADLAPITLLPGELLLLCSDGLSNYVTNEHLGKVAGIHEIPLEERADRLLQLALLAGGGDNISVALLEHHGEAAVPETKEWD; from the coding sequence TTGATCAGAACAGTTCATGCCAGCGATATTGGCCGAGTGCGCTCTGTCAATGAGGATTCGGTCTGGATCGGCGCGACGCGCCACGGTTATACACTCGGCATAATTGCCGATGGGATGGGTGGACATCAGGCTGGTGAAACCGCGAGCGAGCTTGCTTTGGAGACGATGAGGAATACCCTAGACGGGTTGCAGCCTGAGCTTCAGGGAGAAGCGCTGCGTGATGCGTTATCAGCTGCTATTTTGGAAGCTAACAACACTGTCTTCGAGGAGGCTTCCAGTAACGATAAGTATCACAACATGGGTACTACTGTCGTTGCTGCCCTGATGAATGGCTCAAGCGGATATATTGGCCATATCGGAGACAGCAGAGCCTATCTAATAAAGGACAGTGCGGCAGTTCAATTAACCGAGGATCACACGCTAGTCAATGAGCTGTTCAAGAACGGTCAGATCAGTGTGGAGGAATTAGATAATCATCCGCGACGTAATGTGCTGACGAGAGCACTTGGAACAGATGCGGAGGTTGTGGCTGATTTAGCCCCTATTACCCTGCTACCTGGGGAACTTTTGCTTCTGTGCAGTGATGGTTTAAGTAATTATGTTACCAATGAGCATTTGGGCAAGGTAGCGGGTATACATGAAATACCGTTAGAGGAAAGAGCGGACCGCTTACTTCAGTTGGCACTGCTTGCTGGCGGCGGCGATAATATTAGCGTCGCTTTGTTAGAACATCATGGAGAGGCCGCTGTGCCCGAAACAAAGGAGTGGGATTGA
- the rlmN gene encoding 23S rRNA (adenine(2503)-C(2))-methyltransferase RlmN has protein sequence MKPLIYDFSLEELQQWAKDNGEPAFRGGQIFDWLYVKRVSDFESMSNLSKGLRQKLDEQFSIAALTEITKMESKDGTVKFLFGLHDDHAIETVIMKHNYGNSVCVTTQVGCRIGCTFCASTLGGLKRDLTAGEIVAQVVRSQQILDARGERVSSIVIMGTGEPFENYDATMRFLRLMIHEKGLNIGQRHITVSTSGIVPSIYKFAEEDTQINLAISIHAPNDKLRSKLMPVNRRFPFDDVIESLRYYQAKTGRRVSFEYALIGGVNDQPEHAEELAGVLKNMLCHVNLIPVNHVPERKYVRTSRNDIFEFQRILADNGVNVTIRREQGHDIAAACGQLRAKHMELG, from the coding sequence ATGAAACCTTTAATATATGATTTTTCTTTAGAAGAGTTACAACAGTGGGCGAAAGATAACGGTGAGCCTGCTTTTCGTGGTGGACAGATTTTTGATTGGTTGTATGTAAAACGTGTAAGTGACTTCGAATCCATGAGTAATTTGTCTAAAGGGCTTCGACAGAAGCTTGACGAGCAATTCTCCATTGCAGCACTCACTGAGATTACTAAAATGGAATCGAAAGATGGAACTGTAAAATTCCTGTTTGGATTGCATGATGATCATGCGATTGAGACAGTTATCATGAAACATAATTATGGCAACAGCGTCTGTGTAACTACGCAAGTAGGATGCCGAATCGGCTGTACCTTCTGCGCCTCTACGCTTGGCGGATTGAAACGGGATTTGACTGCGGGTGAAATTGTAGCTCAGGTTGTACGTTCCCAACAAATCTTGGACGCGCGTGGCGAACGTGTCAGCAGTATTGTTATCATGGGTACTGGCGAGCCGTTTGAGAACTATGATGCAACAATGAGATTCTTACGCCTTATGATTCATGAGAAGGGCCTGAATATTGGACAACGGCATATTACTGTTTCCACTAGCGGTATTGTGCCGAGCATTTATAAATTTGCAGAAGAAGATACACAGATAAATTTGGCGATTTCGATTCATGCACCTAACGATAAACTTCGTTCAAAGTTAATGCCGGTTAACCGCCGCTTTCCGTTTGATGATGTGATTGAATCTTTACGTTATTATCAGGCCAAGACTGGGCGACGTGTCAGCTTTGAGTATGCATTGATCGGCGGGGTGAATGATCAGCCAGAGCATGCTGAGGAATTAGCGGGTGTACTTAAGAACATGCTGTGCCATGTCAATTTGATTCCTGTAAACCACGTGCCAGAGCGGAAATATGTACGTACTTCAAGGAATGATATCTTTGAGTTTCAACGTATTTTGGCTGACAACGGCGTGAATGTTACCATTCGCCGTGAGCAAGGCCATGATATCGCGGCCGCATGCGGACAGCTGCGTGCCAAACATATGGAGTTGGGGTGA
- the rsmB gene encoding 16S rRNA (cytosine(967)-C(5))-methyltransferase RsmB produces MALDILVKVEQQGAYSNLLLNSSLQKSSLSREDAGLVTELVYGTISRMNTLDFVLEEFVSKGIAKLQPWVRNLLRLSLYQIMYLDRIPSHAAVNEAVNIAKKRGHQGISGMVNGVLRSVLRAGELPVIPDGLSPAKRISIQYSHPLWLVKRWITEYGVDTAEAICAANNEPPAVSVRVNTTMISREALLSQMIEQGLQAYASEVSPFGIVVKGGGNLALSSWYRDGYISIQDESSMLVAEAVAPESGMRVLDCCAAPGGKTAHMGELMKDKGSIYANDLHPHKAKLISDQAARLGLDSVVTGSADALELEHTLEHQSFDRILLDAPCSGLGVIRRKPDLKWRKQPEDVASVASLQSQLLQSVSKLLKPGGILVYSTCTTEQTENSEVVAAFLKQNPDFTSITFASPLWNRLEGTALAEGEGIQLLPHHYGSDGFYISKLQRVL; encoded by the coding sequence ATCGCACTCGATATACTGGTTAAGGTCGAGCAGCAAGGCGCTTATAGCAACTTGTTGCTGAACAGCAGTCTGCAGAAGTCTTCACTTAGTAGAGAAGATGCTGGACTAGTCACAGAACTTGTCTATGGCACCATCTCTCGGATGAATACTCTGGATTTTGTGCTCGAGGAATTTGTTAGCAAAGGAATAGCTAAACTACAGCCTTGGGTACGTAATTTACTGCGGTTAAGCTTATATCAAATTATGTACCTTGATCGTATACCGTCTCATGCAGCTGTAAATGAGGCTGTAAATATAGCGAAGAAACGTGGACATCAGGGGATTTCCGGTATGGTAAATGGAGTGCTTCGTAGTGTGTTGCGCGCTGGAGAGCTCCCAGTTATACCTGATGGATTAAGTCCGGCGAAGCGGATATCCATTCAGTATTCCCATCCACTATGGTTAGTGAAGCGCTGGATTACTGAGTATGGAGTTGACACTGCGGAAGCCATTTGTGCTGCCAACAATGAGCCGCCTGCTGTTAGTGTGCGCGTGAATACAACGATGATTAGCCGTGAAGCTCTGCTGAGTCAGATGATAGAACAAGGTCTGCAAGCTTATGCATCTGAAGTTAGTCCATTTGGAATTGTTGTAAAAGGCGGCGGCAATCTGGCACTCTCTTCCTGGTATCGTGATGGATATATTTCCATTCAAGATGAGAGTTCTATGCTTGTAGCTGAAGCCGTTGCCCCGGAGTCTGGGATGAGAGTGCTTGACTGCTGTGCCGCTCCTGGCGGCAAAACTGCACATATGGGTGAGCTCATGAAAGATAAAGGATCGATTTACGCTAATGATCTGCATCCACATAAAGCAAAGTTGATCTCGGATCAAGCTGCGCGGTTAGGTCTCGATAGTGTTGTAACAGGCAGTGCAGACGCGCTCGAGTTGGAGCATACACTAGAGCATCAATCCTTTGATAGAATTCTTCTGGACGCCCCTTGCTCTGGGCTTGGCGTAATCCGCCGTAAGCCAGATCTTAAATGGCGTAAGCAGCCTGAGGATGTTGCAAGCGTAGCTTCACTACAGAGTCAACTGCTGCAGTCGGTCTCCAAACTGTTGAAACCGGGTGGTATTCTGGTTTATAGTACCTGTACGACTGAGCAAACGGAAAATAGTGAAGTTGTAGCTGCCTTTTTGAAGCAAAATCCTGATTTCACTTCTATAACGTTTGCTTCTCCGTTGTGGAACAGATTGGAAGGTACTGCGCTAGCTGAGGGTGAGGGAATTCAGTTATTGCCACATCATTATGGCAGTGACGGGTTCTATATTTCTAAGCTTCAAAGAGTCTTGTAA
- the fmt gene encoding methionyl-tRNA formyltransferase → MKIVFMGTPAFAVPSLQMLIDEGYEVVAVVTQPDRPQGRKKILAPSPVKEAALSLGLPVLQPERMRKPEAVAELAAYEPDLIVTAAYGQILPKAVLDLPRNGCVNVHGSLLPKYRGGAPIQRSIINGEKVTGVTLMYMAEGLDTGDMISRVEVAIEDEDTSGTMFEKLSLAGRDLLKSEMPRLVNGRIQATPQDDSQATFAPNLSREDERLDWNAGSRDNYNRIRGLVPFSGAFTLWNGETFKVWSSKIPVEQKSSDSAPGTVLSVTEQGVEVKTGDGSLLLTTVQPAGKKAMSAADFSRGGVMKPGTVLG, encoded by the coding sequence ATGAAGATTGTATTCATGGGAACACCAGCCTTTGCGGTTCCAAGCTTGCAAATGCTGATTGATGAAGGCTATGAAGTTGTAGCTGTAGTCACCCAGCCAGATCGTCCGCAGGGCAGAAAAAAGATTTTGGCTCCTTCACCAGTTAAGGAAGCCGCATTATCCCTCGGTCTACCTGTGCTTCAGCCTGAACGGATGCGTAAACCTGAGGCTGTCGCAGAGTTAGCTGCATATGAGCCTGATCTGATTGTTACAGCTGCATATGGTCAGATTTTGCCTAAAGCGGTATTAGATTTACCGCGTAATGGTTGCGTAAATGTTCATGGTTCACTGCTTCCTAAATACCGGGGCGGCGCACCGATTCAACGCAGTATCATTAACGGTGAGAAAGTTACCGGTGTTACCCTGATGTATATGGCCGAAGGACTGGATACTGGCGATATGATTTCACGTGTCGAAGTGGCTATTGAGGACGAGGATACTTCAGGCACGATGTTCGAGAAGCTCAGCCTTGCTGGACGAGATCTCTTGAAATCTGAAATGCCGCGATTAGTGAACGGACGAATTCAAGCAACCCCGCAAGACGATAGTCAGGCAACCTTTGCACCTAACTTAAGTCGTGAGGATGAGCGGTTGGATTGGAACGCTGGCTCACGTGATAACTATAATCGAATTCGTGGATTAGTACCTTTTTCCGGTGCGTTTACACTCTGGAATGGCGAGACCTTTAAAGTGTGGTCTTCTAAAATTCCTGTTGAGCAGAAATCAAGCGACAGTGCGCCTGGAACGGTACTTTCGGTCACTGAGCAAGGTGTCGAAGTGAAGACTGGTGACGGAAGTCTGCTGTTGACTACTGTTCAGCCTGCTGGGAAGAAAGCGATGAGCGCTGCGGATTTTAGCCGTGGCGGTGTTATGAAGCCTGGGACGGTGCTAGGTTGA
- the def gene encoding peptide deformylase produces the protein MAIRMIVKEPDEVLHKIAKEVTVVTPNVKKLLDDMADTMYDAEGVGLAAPQVGILKRLIVVDADEEHGLIKMINPEIISTEGEQLGPEGCLSIPGLNGDVRRAETVTVRGLNREGKEITITGSGLLARAFQHEIDHLNGVLFTDIAEKVYEMTAERNEIEE, from the coding sequence ATGGCGATACGTATGATTGTTAAGGAACCGGATGAAGTGTTGCACAAAATAGCTAAAGAAGTAACTGTAGTTACACCTAATGTAAAAAAATTGCTTGATGATATGGCTGATACAATGTATGACGCTGAAGGTGTGGGCCTAGCAGCTCCGCAAGTTGGCATATTAAAGCGCCTAATTGTGGTGGATGCGGATGAAGAGCACGGGCTGATCAAAATGATTAATCCGGAAATCATCAGTACAGAAGGCGAGCAGCTTGGACCTGAAGGATGTCTTAGTATTCCCGGCTTGAATGGTGATGTACGCCGCGCGGAGACAGTAACCGTACGTGGTCTTAACCGTGAAGGTAAAGAAATTACGATTACCGGCAGTGGTTTACTTGCACGGGCTTTTCAGCATGAGATTGACCATTTGAATGGAGTGCTCTTTACAGATATCGCTGAAAAGGTATATGAGATGACTGCAGAACGCAACGAGATTGAGGAGTGA
- the priA gene encoding primosomal protein N', protein MDIAKVIVDVPVRSTDRPFDYSIPESLKLWIEVGSRVAVPFGHRTVQGFVVSLESGETIVNPGLKPIQEVLDLLPPLSPELVELADWMSKRYACRRISALQAMLPTALKGKAERLISLGEVEEETAFPDDELFPMFADTEDEERLITEFIGQSGEVSMKQLTRAFPDAAETVKFMLRRGVLVESQSIKDKMGKKKLKAVDLAIGITAAREALSKFPKKSARQKEVLSFLIEREATLPMALKEVLSALQVTASTVKGLEEKGFIEISEIEVYRDPYQGRDFKPTTPLLLTAEQEIVYTRISRTLEEQLHEVFLLHGVTGSGKTEIYLQCIKRCLDQGRQAVVLVPEIALTPQMVERFKGRFGSGVAVMHSRLSVGERYDEWRKIREGKATVAVGARSAVFAPFSNLGLIIMDEEHETSYKQEENPKYHARDAAIRRAEQCGAAVILGSATPSLESYHASRAQSDIHFSPVLLEMPTRALGNELPKVNVVDMREELKEGNRSMFSRKLHSALAERLERGEQTVLLLNRRGFSTFVMCRSCGYVAGCPECDISLTYHSRSDNLRCHYCGHAEPAPKLCPECGSEHIRFFGTGTQRVEEELGKLFPGIRVIRMDVDTTTEKGSHEKLLNQFRDKKADVLLGTQMVAKGLDFPDVTLVGVITADSALNLPDFRAAEKTFQLLTQVAGRAGRHQLPGEVVVQSYTPEHYSIIHASGHDYLSFVREELKHRRGLHYPPYCRLILVTLSHEQLPLLLRMAENYAMNLQGKARNLRWYGSLDKLTTDVLDLLGPVASPIPRLKGRYRFQCMIKWRGAIDVIGLVRQVAEELEDSVRDAGLQISIDVDPQMLM, encoded by the coding sequence ATGGATATTGCCAAGGTCATTGTGGATGTGCCTGTACGCAGCACTGACCGACCATTTGATTATAGTATTCCTGAATCACTTAAGCTATGGATTGAAGTAGGTAGCCGAGTGGCGGTTCCGTTTGGACATCGTACGGTGCAAGGATTTGTCGTTTCATTAGAGTCAGGAGAGACAATAGTGAATCCTGGTCTTAAGCCTATTCAAGAAGTGCTCGATTTGCTTCCGCCTTTATCTCCTGAATTAGTTGAGCTAGCGGACTGGATGAGTAAAAGATATGCATGCAGAAGAATTTCAGCACTGCAAGCGATGCTGCCCACCGCACTAAAGGGGAAGGCAGAGCGATTGATTTCGCTAGGAGAAGTGGAAGAAGAGACAGCATTTCCAGATGATGAATTGTTCCCTATGTTCGCCGATACAGAGGATGAGGAACGACTCATTACAGAATTTATTGGACAGAGCGGCGAAGTTTCTATGAAGCAGCTTACCCGTGCATTTCCGGACGCTGCCGAGACAGTGAAATTCATGCTACGGCGTGGAGTGCTTGTTGAGAGCCAATCGATCAAAGATAAAATGGGCAAGAAGAAGCTGAAAGCAGTAGATTTGGCGATAGGCATTACGGCTGCGCGCGAGGCTTTGAGCAAATTCCCGAAAAAATCCGCGCGTCAGAAGGAAGTTCTAAGCTTTCTAATCGAAAGAGAAGCTACACTCCCAATGGCGCTTAAGGAAGTCTTGTCAGCACTGCAAGTAACGGCAAGTACCGTGAAGGGTTTAGAGGAAAAAGGTTTTATCGAAATCAGTGAAATTGAAGTCTATCGGGACCCCTATCAAGGACGTGATTTTAAGCCTACTACGCCTCTGCTACTTACAGCAGAGCAAGAGATAGTATACACACGTATTTCTCGAACTCTAGAAGAGCAGCTCCATGAAGTATTTTTGTTACATGGCGTTACGGGAAGCGGTAAGACGGAAATTTATTTGCAATGTATCAAGCGTTGTTTGGATCAGGGGAGACAAGCCGTAGTGCTCGTCCCAGAAATCGCCTTAACACCGCAGATGGTGGAGCGGTTTAAAGGGCGTTTCGGAAGTGGTGTCGCGGTCATGCATAGCCGATTGTCTGTTGGTGAGCGTTACGATGAGTGGCGCAAAATCCGTGAAGGAAAGGCTACGGTTGCTGTAGGCGCCCGATCTGCGGTGTTTGCACCGTTCTCTAATCTAGGCTTAATTATTATGGACGAAGAGCATGAGACTTCTTATAAACAAGAAGAAAATCCGAAATATCATGCGCGTGATGCTGCTATTCGTAGAGCAGAGCAGTGTGGGGCAGCCGTGATTTTAGGTTCTGCCACGCCATCGCTAGAGAGTTATCATGCTTCCAGAGCGCAGAGTGATATTCATTTTTCTCCTGTACTTTTAGAGATGCCTACTCGAGCGCTTGGCAATGAGCTGCCGAAGGTAAATGTAGTGGATATGCGGGAAGAGCTTAAAGAAGGTAATCGCTCTATGTTCAGTCGGAAGCTTCATTCTGCATTGGCTGAAAGACTGGAACGTGGAGAGCAGACGGTGCTTTTGCTTAACCGAAGAGGGTTCTCTACCTTTGTCATGTGCCGGAGCTGTGGCTACGTAGCCGGCTGTCCGGAATGTGATATTTCATTAACGTATCATAGTCGTAGTGATAATCTGCGTTGTCATTATTGTGGTCATGCAGAGCCAGCACCTAAGCTTTGTCCAGAGTGTGGGAGTGAGCATATCCGGTTCTTTGGAACGGGGACACAGCGTGTGGAAGAAGAGCTTGGTAAGCTGTTTCCGGGCATACGCGTGATTCGTATGGATGTGGATACGACTACTGAAAAGGGTTCACATGAGAAGCTGCTAAACCAATTTAGAGATAAAAAAGCGGACGTACTGCTGGGCACTCAGATGGTAGCAAAGGGACTGGATTTTCCTGATGTAACACTTGTTGGCGTGATCACAGCAGATTCAGCGTTGAACCTGCCCGATTTTCGTGCAGCGGAGAAAACATTCCAATTGCTTACACAAGTTGCAGGGAGAGCAGGTCGGCATCAGCTTCCGGGTGAGGTGGTTGTTCAGTCCTATACACCTGAGCACTATTCTATTATTCATGCTAGCGGGCATGACTATCTTTCTTTTGTAAGGGAAGAGTTGAAGCATCGCAGAGGGTTACATTATCCGCCTTATTGCAGGCTAATACTCGTCACGTTATCCCATGAGCAGTTACCGCTTCTACTACGTATGGCAGAGAATTACGCAATGAATTTGCAGGGGAAGGCCAGAAATCTAAGATGGTATGGAAGTCTGGATAAGCTAACTACCGATGTACTTGATCTGTTGGGTCCTGTGGCGTCACCGATCCCTCGCTTAAAGGGTAGATATAGATTCCAATGTATGATAAAATGGCGCGGCGCCATCGATGTGATTGGACTTGTTCGACAAGTGGCTGAGGAGTTAGAGGATTCTGTACGAGATGCAGGACTTCAGATCAGCATAGATGTTGATCCCCAAATGTTGATGTAA
- the coaBC gene encoding bifunctional phosphopantothenoylcysteine decarboxylase/phosphopantothenate--cysteine ligase CoaBC yields the protein MLKSLKGKTILLGITGGIAAYKAATLTSKLVQKGAEVHVIMTASAKQFITELTLQSLSKQRVYSDTFQERDPSSISHIDLADSADLVLVAPATANIIAKMAHGIADDMLSTTLLATTAPIMVAPAMNVHMYQHPAVLNNLNILASRGVQFIEPGEGLLACGYVGKGRLEEPETIVSYIEDFFALQESVKSGPLKGNKIVITAGGTVERIDPVRYISNDSSGKMGFALARAARAMGAEVTLIAARTDEAPPQDPDMSVVRVQSAQEMYEAVTALWDSCDIMIKAAAVSDYRPKHSEPSKIKKSGDTLTLELIKTTDILETLGKNKDKQFLIGFAAETGDTEFYAMDKLVRKNCDLIVANNVAAAGAGFGSDTNIVSIYDVNGVVLELPQLSKDEVARRLLTVVADRISGASL from the coding sequence ATGTTGAAGAGCTTGAAGGGGAAGACTATTTTACTAGGGATTACAGGAGGAATTGCCGCTTACAAAGCAGCGACCCTGACCAGTAAGCTTGTCCAAAAAGGAGCCGAGGTTCATGTCATTATGACCGCTTCGGCGAAGCAGTTCATTACAGAATTAACTCTACAGTCACTGTCGAAGCAACGAGTATATAGTGATACATTCCAAGAGAGAGATCCGTCCTCTATTTCACATATTGATCTGGCAGATTCGGCTGATCTTGTGTTAGTAGCACCAGCAACTGCGAATATTATTGCCAAAATGGCGCACGGGATTGCGGATGATATGTTGTCCACTACGTTACTCGCGACTACAGCACCTATAATGGTCGCACCGGCTATGAATGTCCATATGTATCAGCATCCCGCAGTACTTAATAATTTGAATATCCTCGCTAGTAGAGGGGTTCAGTTTATTGAGCCTGGGGAAGGTCTGCTGGCCTGTGGTTATGTGGGTAAAGGTCGGTTGGAGGAGCCGGAGACGATTGTAAGTTATATTGAGGATTTCTTTGCGTTGCAGGAAAGCGTGAAGTCTGGCCCTCTCAAAGGTAATAAGATTGTCATTACCGCAGGAGGCACAGTAGAACGAATTGATCCGGTACGCTATATCTCCAATGATTCCTCCGGTAAAATGGGGTTTGCTTTGGCACGTGCTGCACGTGCTATGGGCGCTGAGGTTACTTTGATTGCTGCGCGAACAGATGAAGCGCCTCCGCAAGACCCGGATATGTCTGTTGTTCGTGTCCAATCTGCACAAGAGATGTATGAAGCGGTTACTGCGCTGTGGGACAGCTGTGACATCATGATCAAGGCTGCTGCTGTATCGGATTACCGACCTAAACATAGTGAACCTTCTAAGATTAAAAAAAGTGGAGATACGCTGACACTGGAGCTTATAAAAACAACAGATATCTTGGAAACGCTTGGTAAGAACAAGGATAAGCAGTTCTTGATCGGCTTTGCAGCGGAGACGGGCGATACGGAATTTTATGCAATGGACAAGCTGGTCCGAAAAAACTGCGATCTTATCGTTGCTAACAATGTAGCGGCTGCAGGAGCCGGATTCGGATCGGATACGAATATTGTTTCGATATACGATGTTAACGGAGTGGTGCTTGAATTGCCGCAATTATCGAAGGATGAGGTCGCTCGTCGTTTGCTGACAGTTGTAGCAGACCGGATTTCTGGAGCTTCATTATAA
- the rpoZ gene encoding DNA-directed RNA polymerase subunit omega, which produces MLYPSIDEMMTKVDSKYSLVVAAARRARQLREGGKTDVKNPRSHKFVGVALEEIYEDRITLTPGEE; this is translated from the coding sequence GTGCTATATCCATCCATTGATGAAATGATGACCAAGGTTGACAGTAAGTATTCGCTCGTTGTAGCCGCAGCACGTCGTGCTAGACAATTGCGTGAGGGTGGCAAGACTGATGTTAAGAATCCTAGATCCCACAAATTTGTCGGTGTTGCTCTTGAAGAAATTTACGAAGATCGTATTACTCTTACCCCTGGTGAAGAGTAG
- the gmk gene encoding guanylate kinase: MSKGLLIILSGPSGVGKGTVCTALRPKMPELVYSVSATTRSPRAGEEDGVNYFFKSKEEFAAMIEADQLLEYAEYVGNFYGTPRDFVERTLDSGKDIILEIEVQGALKVKEKFPEGIFVFLLPPSMDELKDRIRGRGTEHPDVIDHRMTVAEDEINLMQHYDYAVVNDEIDLACKRIQSIIIAEHCKVR, encoded by the coding sequence ATGTCAAAAGGATTGCTCATCATATTATCCGGACCTTCCGGCGTAGGTAAAGGTACTGTTTGTACTGCGCTACGACCGAAGATGCCCGAACTTGTCTACTCAGTTTCTGCTACTACTCGCAGTCCACGTGCGGGTGAGGAAGATGGCGTGAACTATTTTTTCAAAAGCAAAGAGGAATTTGCGGCAATGATCGAAGCCGATCAATTGCTTGAATACGCGGAATACGTAGGTAATTTTTACGGTACTCCACGGGATTTTGTAGAGAGAACTCTCGATAGCGGCAAAGACATTATTCTCGAAATTGAGGTTCAAGGCGCTCTCAAAGTCAAAGAGAAATTTCCTGAAGGTATTTTTGTGTTCCTTCTTCCACCTTCCATGGATGAGTTGAAGGATCGCATACGCGGACGGGGTACTGAACATCCAGATGTGATCGATCACCGCATGACTGTAGCGGAAGATGAGATCAACCTTATGCAGCATTATGATTATGCTGTAGTGAATGATGAGATTGATTTGGCCTGTAAGAGAATACAAAGCATTATTATCGCCGAACATTGTAAAGTTAGATAA
- a CDS encoding DUF370 domain-containing protein: MAIKLINIGFGNIVSANRIISIVSPESAPIKRIIQEARDRHMLIDATYGRRTRAVIITDSDHVILSAVQPETVAHRLSSKDDDNDE; this comes from the coding sequence ATGGCAATCAAACTTATCAACATTGGCTTTGGAAATATTGTGTCCGCCAATCGCATTATTTCTATCGTCAGTCCGGAATCAGCACCAATCAAACGTATTATCCAGGAGGCTCGAGATCGGCATATGTTGATCGACGCCACCTATGGCCGACGTACTCGTGCCGTAATCATTACAGATAGTGATCATGTCATCCTATCGGCTGTACAGCCGGAGACCGTGGCGCATCGCTTATCCAGTAAAGATGACGACAACGACGAATAA
- a CDS encoding YicC/YloC family endoribonuclease, which produces MSFSMTGYGQSSLQFGGYKIMFEVKSVNHRYCEVVLRMPRDWTGYEDVLRRKVQQHIKRGRIDVTINREHDETSSGPVLSRSAVMTYLKAADQLKNEYGLSGELTLRDILSIPGIMESKDEAAGAVSAALEDYSEMLETGLEQSLQSLLEMRAREGSFLAADLEQRLKHLETMHAEMVELAPVVVIEYRDKLRHRLNELNDGTFAFDEHKFGMEIAIFADRCNIDEELTRLYSHFEQCRTLLKGKGPVGRKLDFLIQEMNRETNTIGSKCNHLTLVGLVLDMKAELEKIREQAANIE; this is translated from the coding sequence TTGTCATTTAGCATGACCGGATACGGTCAATCGTCCCTGCAATTCGGCGGCTACAAGATTATGTTCGAAGTAAAATCGGTGAATCACCGATACTGCGAAGTTGTACTGCGGATGCCCCGGGATTGGACGGGTTATGAGGATGTGCTGAGAAGAAAGGTTCAGCAGCACATCAAACGGGGAAGGATAGATGTTACCATCAATAGGGAGCACGATGAGACGTCTTCCGGGCCAGTTCTAAGTCGCTCTGCTGTTATGACTTATCTTAAGGCAGCAGATCAGCTTAAGAACGAGTATGGTTTGTCCGGTGAGTTGACTCTACGTGATATACTTTCTATACCCGGTATTATGGAAAGCAAAGATGAAGCTGCGGGTGCCGTGTCTGCGGCCTTAGAGGACTACTCTGAAATGTTGGAGACGGGACTTGAGCAGAGTTTGCAGTCTCTGCTGGAGATGCGCGCCCGTGAAGGAAGTTTTCTAGCCGCTGATCTTGAACAGCGCCTGAAACATCTGGAGACTATGCATGCAGAAATGGTTGAACTTGCACCTGTTGTAGTCATTGAATATCGTGACAAACTACGTCATCGATTAAATGAGTTAAATGACGGGACGTTCGCTTTTGATGAGCATAAATTCGGGATGGAAATCGCTATTTTTGCTGATCGCTGTAATATTGATGAAGAGTTGACCCGGTTGTACAGTCATTTCGAACAATGTAGAACCCTCCTGAAGGGGAAAGGGCCGGTAGGACGCAAGCTGGATTTTCTCATTCAGGAGATGAACCGAGAGACGAATACAATCGGATCAAAATGCAATCATTTAACACTCGTGGGTCTTGTGCTAGACATGAAAGCAGAGCTAGAGAAGATTCGTGAACAAGCAGCAAACATAGAGTGA